A region of Bradyrhizobium sp. SZCCHNS1050 DNA encodes the following proteins:
- a CDS encoding chloride channel protein: MLSTLSHIIDRKASNRVVTRLRALLRSNEFYLIPLALVIGVATGAIVTVMSLIAQVAHVVIYGIPIDVRLSAHTWVNPAVALIAPACGGLALGIMEWLRRRWKIAAAVDPVEANALRGGRLSMRDSIVVSGQTLVSNGSGASVGLEAGYTQIGAGVASLLGQYLTLRRNDMRLILGCGAAAAIAAAFGAPITGAFYAYELIVGVYSVGSAAPILAASLAGALTSQYLAGAPYSLEVAKVGAVGFEQYIALFVLALLVAGIGIVVMRASPAVERLFVRIPVWLRPVIGGVCVGAMAIVTPQVLAAGHGAMLLDLHREMAVGMIATIIVLKLAACLISLASGFRGGLFFASLFVGSLLGKLFAGLLALAGLGLAIDPLVAMLTGMATLGVAIVGGPLTMSFLVLEMTRSVDVTAVVLGACIVTSVCVRVLFGHSFSTWRLHLRGETIRSANDVGWLRNLTVERLMRSDVAKVPTTTSIAACRREFALGTRQAVVVVNNSDDYCGLVSLPDLFSGELDSIADEIQVVELAKYFDVALLPEMNVKTAMKIFDDSGAEELAVLESENSRKVIGFLTESFARRRYVEEIDQATRGVLGALS; this comes from the coding sequence GTGCTGTCGACGCTGTCGCATATCATCGATCGCAAGGCTTCGAACCGGGTGGTCACGCGGCTGCGGGCCCTGCTGCGCAGCAACGAGTTCTACCTGATACCGCTGGCGCTGGTGATCGGCGTTGCGACGGGTGCGATCGTGACGGTGATGAGCCTGATCGCGCAGGTCGCGCATGTGGTCATCTACGGCATTCCGATCGATGTCCGGCTCAGCGCTCATACCTGGGTCAACCCGGCGGTCGCCCTGATCGCGCCCGCCTGCGGCGGCCTTGCGCTCGGCATCATGGAATGGCTGCGGCGGCGCTGGAAGATCGCGGCCGCGGTCGACCCCGTCGAGGCCAATGCGCTGCGCGGCGGACGGCTGTCGATGCGCGACAGCATCGTGGTGAGCGGCCAGACCCTGGTCTCCAACGGCTCCGGCGCGTCGGTCGGGCTCGAGGCCGGCTACACCCAGATCGGCGCCGGCGTCGCCTCGCTGCTTGGGCAGTATCTCACGCTCCGCCGCAACGATATGCGCCTCATCCTCGGCTGCGGTGCGGCCGCCGCCATTGCGGCCGCTTTCGGCGCGCCGATCACGGGGGCGTTCTATGCCTATGAGCTGATCGTCGGCGTCTACTCCGTCGGCAGCGCGGCGCCGATCCTGGCGGCCTCGCTGGCGGGTGCGCTGACCTCGCAATATCTCGCCGGCGCGCCGTATTCGCTGGAGGTCGCCAAGGTCGGTGCGGTCGGCTTCGAGCAATACATCGCGCTGTTCGTGCTGGCGCTCCTCGTCGCAGGCATCGGCATCGTGGTGATGCGTGCCTCGCCGGCGGTCGAGCGGCTGTTCGTCCGCATTCCGGTGTGGCTGCGCCCGGTGATCGGCGGGGTCTGTGTCGGCGCCATGGCGATCGTGACGCCGCAGGTGCTGGCGGCAGGCCACGGCGCAATGCTGCTCGACCTGCATCGCGAGATGGCGGTCGGCATGATCGCCACCATCATCGTGCTCAAGCTCGCCGCCTGCCTGATCTCGCTGGCCTCGGGCTTCCGCGGCGGTCTGTTCTTCGCCTCGCTGTTCGTCGGCAGCCTGCTCGGCAAGCTGTTTGCGGGACTGCTCGCGCTGGCCGGCCTCGGGCTCGCGATCGACCCGCTGGTGGCGATGCTCACCGGCATGGCGACGCTCGGTGTCGCCATCGTCGGCGGGCCGCTGACGATGTCGTTCCTGGTGCTGGAGATGACCCGCAGCGTCGACGTCACGGCCGTCGTGCTGGGCGCCTGCATCGTGACGTCGGTGTGCGTCCGCGTCCTGTTCGGCCACTCGTTCTCGACCTGGCGGCTGCATCTGCGCGGCGAGACCATCCGCAGCGCCAATGACGTCGGCTGGCTGCGCAACCTCACGGTCGAGCGTCTGATGCGCTCCGACGTCGCCAAGGTGCCGACCACGACCAGCATCGCGGCCTGCCGGCGCGAGTTCGCGCTGGGCACGCGCCAGGCCGTGGTGGTGGTGAACAACAGCGACGATTATTGCGGGCTGGTCTCCTTGCCCGATCTGTTCTCGGGCGAATTGGACTCCATCGCCGATGAGATCCAGGTGGTCGAGCTTGCCAAGTATTTCGACGTCGCGCTGTTGCCCGAAATGAACGTCAAGACGGCGATGAAGATCTTCGACGATTCCGGCGCGGAAGAGCTGGCGGTGCTGGAATCGGAGAACAGCCGCAAGGTGATCGGCTTCCTGACCGAGTCCTTCGCACGCCGCCGCTATGTCGAGGAGATCGACCAGGCGACGCGCGGCGTGCTCGGGGCGCTGTCGTGA
- a CDS encoding sorbosone dehydrogenase family protein, translating into MTRLISTVVVATLSALAAAATAAEPVVLKGKDAFGSWQGDAPGTIRLIRPEDLPKPGATASAANVSRVMHRPASAVPRVIDGFKIALFAEGLSGPRILRTAPNGDIFVAETRAGRVRVLRPSEDGSKVASSEIFADRLGHPFGIAFYPSSDPQWIYVASTERVMRFPYRAGDMKAQGPLQVVVPDLPAGYGHSTRDIVFTRDDKRMLVSVGSTGNVGEALGEPAGGVSAWIKAHPLGAAWGGEADRASVLAFDPDGKNRSLFATGIRNCVGLAIQSATGTPWCSTNERDGLGDDLVPDYVTRVKEGGFYGWPWYYIGDNPDPRHAGERPDLKGRITVPDVLLQPHSASLGLTFYDGNLFPPEYRGDAFAAEHGSWNRSKRTGYKVIRVRLKDGVPTGEYEDFVTGFVVNDREVWGRPVGVTVARDGSLLISEDGNSTIWRVSR; encoded by the coding sequence ATGACGAGACTGATCAGCACGGTTGTCGTGGCGACCTTGAGCGCGCTGGCGGCGGCTGCCACCGCAGCCGAACCTGTTGTGCTGAAAGGCAAGGACGCGTTCGGCAGTTGGCAGGGTGATGCACCTGGCACAATCAGGCTGATCCGTCCCGAAGACCTGCCCAAACCGGGTGCGACGGCGTCCGCAGCCAACGTCTCCCGCGTGATGCACCGACCGGCCTCCGCCGTGCCGAGGGTCATCGACGGTTTCAAGATCGCGCTGTTCGCCGAGGGGCTGAGCGGGCCGCGCATCCTCCGCACCGCGCCGAATGGCGACATCTTCGTTGCCGAGACCCGGGCAGGGCGCGTCCGCGTGCTGCGTCCGAGCGAGGACGGCAGCAAGGTCGCGTCGAGCGAGATCTTCGCCGACCGTCTCGGCCATCCCTTCGGCATCGCCTTCTACCCGAGCAGCGATCCGCAATGGATCTATGTCGCGAGCACCGAGCGCGTCATGCGCTTTCCCTATCGAGCCGGCGACATGAAGGCGCAGGGGCCGCTGCAGGTCGTCGTGCCCGATCTGCCGGCCGGCTACGGCCATTCGACGCGCGATATCGTCTTCACCAGGGACGACAAGCGCATGCTGGTGTCGGTCGGCTCCACCGGCAATGTCGGCGAAGCGCTGGGAGAGCCAGCCGGCGGAGTCAGTGCCTGGATCAAGGCGCACCCGCTCGGCGCGGCCTGGGGCGGGGAGGCCGACCGTGCCAGCGTGCTGGCGTTCGATCCCGACGGCAAGAACCGCAGCCTGTTCGCCACCGGCATCCGCAACTGCGTCGGCCTCGCCATCCAGTCCGCGACCGGAACGCCGTGGTGCTCGACCAACGAACGCGACGGGCTCGGCGACGATCTGGTGCCGGATTATGTCACGCGGGTGAAGGAGGGCGGCTTCTATGGCTGGCCCTGGTACTACATCGGCGACAACCCCGACCCGCGCCATGCCGGCGAGCGCCCCGACCTGAAGGGCAGGATCACCGTGCCCGACGTGCTGCTGCAGCCGCATTCGGCCTCGCTCGGTCTGACATTCTACGACGGCAATCTGTTTCCGCCGGAGTATCGCGGCGATGCCTTCGCGGCCGAGCACGGCTCGTGGAACCGGTCCAAGCGCACCGGCTACAAGGTGATCCGGGTCAGGCTCAAGGACGGCGTGCCCACCGGCGAATACGAGGATTTCGTCACCGGATTCGTCGTCAACGATCGCGAGGTCTGGGGCCGGCCGGTCGGCGTCACCGTGGCGCGCGACGGCAGCCTGCTCATCTCCGAAGACGGCAACAGCACGATCTGGCGCGTGAGCCGCTGA
- a CDS encoding COX aromatic rich motif-containing protein translates to MNIFDPQGPIAAAEQTILIDSVIIMLAIIVPTSIAVLAFAFWFRSSNTRARYRPDFAYSGAVELVVWSIPALTVILLGGVAWIGSHQLDPGKPVDGTGLPIRVQAVSLDWKWLFIYPDQRIATVNSLTVPIGAPLRFELTSGSVMTAFFIPQLGGMIYTMNGMVTRLNLRGDHVGTYKGLASHFSGDGFPDMMFDTNVVSQPDFANWVTNAARSGQVLDEAGYKELAAQSVETRPKTYRLADPELFGNIASQKIPPAPGPQLSENQSRPEGGTAHAH, encoded by the coding sequence ATGAACATCTTCGATCCGCAAGGGCCGATCGCCGCCGCCGAGCAGACGATCCTGATCGATTCCGTCATCATCATGCTGGCGATCATCGTGCCGACATCGATCGCGGTGCTCGCTTTCGCGTTCTGGTTCCGCAGCTCCAACACCAGGGCGCGCTACCGGCCGGACTTCGCCTATTCGGGCGCGGTCGAGCTCGTGGTGTGGTCGATCCCCGCGCTCACCGTCATCCTGCTCGGCGGCGTCGCCTGGATCGGCTCGCACCAGCTCGACCCGGGCAAGCCCGTCGACGGCACTGGGCTTCCGATCCGCGTCCAGGCGGTGTCGCTCGACTGGAAGTGGCTGTTCATCTATCCCGACCAGCGCATCGCCACCGTCAACAGCCTGACCGTCCCGATCGGCGCGCCACTGCGCTTCGAGCTGACATCCGGCAGCGTCATGACGGCCTTCTTCATCCCGCAGCTCGGCGGCATGATCTACACCATGAACGGCATGGTCACGCGGCTGAACCTGCGCGGAGATCATGTCGGGACCTACAAGGGCTTGGCCTCGCATTTCAGCGGCGACGGTTTTCCCGACATGATGTTCGACACCAACGTCGTCTCGCAGCCCGACTTCGCCAACTGGGTGACGAATGCTGCCAGGAGCGGCCAGGTGCTCGACGAGGCGGGCTACAAGGAGCTCGCGGCGCAGTCCGTCGAGACCCGCCCGAAGACCTACCGGCTCGCGGATCCCGAGTTGTTCGGCAACATCGCCAGCCAGAAGATCCCTCCGGCGCCGGGACCGCAGCTCAGCGAGAACCAGTCGCGGCCGGAAGGCGGAACGGCGCATGCCCACTGA
- the cyoC gene encoding cytochrome o ubiquinol oxidase subunit III yields MSVTTVAQAPAYADPHQLRAAEHPGPAPKRIVTGFGFWIFLLSDIVMFSCFFASFAVLSGATAGGPGGAELFDVRNVAVETALLLLSSFTCGMASIAAERHNQLWFQVAMAVTGLLGAGFLLLEVREFVDLVGRGDGPSRSAFLSAFFTLVGCHGLHVAAGILWLLTMMAQVVAKGFRADIERRILCFALFWHALDIIWVAVFSVVYLLGSAT; encoded by the coding sequence ATGTCGGTGACCACCGTCGCTCAGGCGCCTGCCTATGCCGATCCGCATCAACTGCGTGCCGCCGAGCATCCCGGGCCGGCGCCGAAACGGATCGTGACCGGATTCGGCTTCTGGATATTCCTGCTCTCCGACATCGTGATGTTCTCGTGCTTCTTCGCGAGCTTCGCGGTGCTGTCGGGTGCGACCGCCGGCGGTCCGGGCGGCGCCGAACTGTTCGACGTCCGCAACGTCGCGGTCGAGACCGCTTTGCTGCTGCTGTCGAGCTTCACCTGCGGCATGGCGAGCATTGCCGCCGAGCGCCACAACCAGCTCTGGTTCCAGGTCGCGATGGCCGTCACCGGCCTGCTCGGCGCCGGCTTCCTGCTGCTCGAGGTCCGAGAGTTCGTCGACCTCGTCGGCCGCGGCGACGGGCCGAGCCGCAGCGCCTTCCTGTCGGCGTTCTTCACTCTGGTCGGCTGCCATGGCCTGCACGTCGCGGCTGGCATCCTGTGGCTGCTGACCATGATGGCGCAGGTGGTCGCCAAGGGCTTCCGCGCCGACATCGAGCGTCGCATCCTGTGCTTCGCGCTGTTCTGGCACGCGCTCGACATCATCTGGGTCGCGGTGTTCTCCGTGGTCTATCTGCTCGGAAGTGCGACATGA
- the cyoD gene encoding cytochrome o ubiquinol oxidase subunit IV translates to MTDQAPAEFDLAPGEQQHGSLRSRVLFYVAGLGLAILLTATSFFIAGTDLVWQPSIPVAIIVLAIAQMGVHLVFFLHITTGPDNTNNVLALAFGLLIVFLVVGGSLWIMANLNHNMMPMDQLLQMQH, encoded by the coding sequence ATGACCGATCAAGCGCCCGCGGAATTCGATCTCGCGCCCGGCGAGCAGCAGCATGGCAGCCTGCGTTCACGCGTCCTGTTCTATGTCGCCGGTCTCGGTCTCGCGATCCTGCTGACGGCGACGTCGTTCTTCATCGCCGGCACCGACCTCGTCTGGCAGCCGTCGATCCCGGTCGCGATCATCGTCCTGGCGATCGCCCAGATGGGGGTGCACCTGGTGTTCTTCCTGCACATCACCACCGGGCCCGACAACACCAACAACGTGTTGGCGCTGGCCTTCGGGCTGCTGATCGTGTTTCTCGTCGTCGGCGGCTCGCTGTGGATCATGGCGAACCTCAACCACAACATGATGCCGATGGATCAGCTGCTGCAGATGCAGCACTGA
- a CDS encoding thermonuclease family protein, with the protein MRLRDRLLSLCGAMVLGADMTGASLAASATVRSGDTIQLGDTVFRLDGIDAPEVDQLCIDDHADSWSCGVEAREQLGKLIGSRSVRCDDLGPDKPLKTRRIGLCTIDGDKVSLNQQVARAGYAMSADPAIKYRAKDDVAAAKEAVRGLWKGCLVAPAEFRADKKDGALLGAACRADRDREIRAVLFPDAPSAPPGCSIKGKFAVRARVTGNIGIYHLQGCPSYPATTEPDRWFCSEDDARAAGFRRAFNCRAPKK; encoded by the coding sequence ATGCGGCTGAGAGACCGGCTGTTGTCGTTGTGTGGGGCCATGGTGCTGGGAGCCGACATGACCGGCGCATCGCTGGCGGCGAGCGCCACGGTGCGCAGCGGCGACACGATCCAGCTCGGCGACACGGTGTTCCGGCTCGACGGCATCGATGCGCCGGAGGTCGACCAGCTCTGCATCGACGATCACGCCGATTCCTGGAGCTGCGGCGTCGAGGCCCGCGAGCAGCTTGGCAAGCTGATCGGCAGCCGCTCGGTGCGCTGCGACGATCTCGGCCCCGACAAGCCGCTCAAGACGCGCAGGATCGGCCTCTGCACCATCGACGGCGACAAGGTCAGCCTGAACCAACAGGTCGCGCGCGCGGGCTACGCCATGAGCGCGGATCCGGCGATCAAGTATCGCGCCAAGGACGATGTCGCCGCGGCCAAGGAGGCGGTGCGCGGGCTATGGAAGGGATGTCTCGTCGCCCCAGCCGAGTTCCGCGCCGACAAGAAGGACGGCGCCCTGCTCGGCGCGGCCTGCCGCGCCGACCGCGACCGCGAGATCCGTGCGGTGCTGTTCCCGGACGCGCCGAGCGCGCCGCCGGGCTGCAGCATCAAGGGGAAGTTCGCGGTGCGCGCCCGCGTCACCGGCAACATCGGCATCTACCATCTGCAGGGCTGCCCGAGCTATCCCGCGACCACTGAGCCCGACCGCTGGTTCTGCTCGGAGGACGATGCACGCGCCGCCGGCTTCCGGCGTGCATTCAACTGCCGCGCGCCGAAGAAGTGA
- a CDS encoding S1C family serine protease translates to MLDFTSDLAGDALSPARASDAAPADDRALLDAYSNAVIDVTERVGPAVVRVETGPRAGSTAGSRAERGGLGSGIVISPDGLVLTNSHVVGSSKSIRLRDVEGVVTDAQVLGVDPDTDLALLRANHARDLRYAALGNSKSLRRGQLVVAIGNPLGFESTVTAGVVSALGRSIRSVSGRMIEDVIQTDAALNPGNSGGALVSSAAEVIGINTAIIQGAQGICFAVASNTAQFVLSEIIRHGYVRRAYVGVSGQTAPVPRRHALLAGVENKMGALLMQIEPDGPAARAGLLPGDVVIKLDGVDINGVDDLIRVLDRDRIGRTVAMDVLRLGRLRGIDIHPVERRPAARQAS, encoded by the coding sequence ATGTTGGACTTTACCTCCGATCTCGCCGGCGATGCGCTGTCGCCGGCGCGCGCGTCTGATGCTGCGCCGGCCGACGACCGCGCGCTGCTGGACGCCTATTCCAATGCCGTCATCGACGTCACCGAGCGGGTCGGCCCTGCGGTCGTGCGCGTCGAAACCGGCCCCAGGGCTGGGTCGACCGCCGGCTCCCGCGCCGAGCGCGGCGGGCTCGGCTCGGGCATCGTGATCTCGCCCGACGGTCTCGTGCTGACCAACAGCCATGTCGTCGGCTCCTCCAAGAGCATCCGGCTGCGCGACGTCGAGGGCGTCGTCACCGACGCTCAGGTGCTCGGCGTCGATCCCGACACCGATCTCGCCTTGCTGCGCGCCAATCACGCGCGCGACCTGCGCTACGCCGCGCTCGGCAACTCCAAGAGCCTGCGCCGCGGCCAGCTCGTGGTCGCGATCGGCAATCCGCTCGGCTTCGAATCCACGGTGACGGCTGGCGTGGTCTCGGCGCTCGGCCGCTCGATCCGCTCGGTCTCGGGCCGCATGATCGAGGACGTCATCCAGACCGATGCGGCGCTCAACCCGGGCAATTCCGGCGGGGCGCTGGTGTCGTCGGCCGCCGAGGTGATCGGCATCAACACTGCCATCATCCAGGGCGCGCAGGGCATCTGCTTTGCGGTCGCCAGCAACACCGCGCAGTTCGTGCTGTCGGAGATCATCCGCCACGGCTACGTCCGCCGCGCCTATGTCGGCGTGTCCGGGCAGACCGCGCCGGTGCCGCGGCGACATGCGTTGCTCGCCGGCGTCGAGAACAAGATGGGCGCGCTGTTGATGCAGATCGAGCCGGACGGGCCCGCGGCCCGCGCCGGCCTGCTGCCCGGCGACGTCGTGATCAAGCTCGACGGCGTCGACATCAACGGCGTCGACGACCTGATCCGCGTGCTCGACCGCGACCGCATCGGCCGTACCGTCGCGATGGACGTGCTGCGGCTGGGACGGCTGCGCGGCATCGACATCCACCCGGTCGAGCGCAGGCCGGCGGCGCGGCAGGCGTCGTGA
- a CDS encoding isochorismatase family cysteine hydrolase has protein sequence MANSSASATATITAEPEPITLDLFKTALVIIDMQRDFMEPGGFGETLGNDVSQLARAVAPIANVLAAARKSGMLVIHTREGHAPDLSDAPPAKVERGAPSLRIGDPGPMGRILIRGEAGHDIIPALYPVDGEVVIDKPGKGAFYATELGDVLKHHGVENLLVCGVTTEVCVNTTVREANDRGYRCVVISDGCASYFPEFHEMGLKMIKAQGGIFGWVADSAAVLKAMN, from the coding sequence ATGGCGAACTCATCTGCATCGGCAACCGCTACGATCACGGCCGAGCCGGAGCCGATCACGCTCGATCTCTTCAAGACCGCGCTGGTCATCATCGACATGCAGCGCGACTTCATGGAGCCGGGCGGGTTCGGCGAGACGCTGGGCAACGACGTCTCGCAGCTTGCACGCGCCGTCGCGCCGATCGCCAACGTGCTGGCGGCGGCGCGCAAGAGCGGCATGCTGGTGATCCATACGCGCGAGGGGCACGCGCCTGATCTCTCCGACGCGCCGCCGGCCAAGGTCGAGCGCGGCGCGCCGTCGCTTCGCATCGGCGATCCCGGTCCGATGGGGCGCATCCTCATCCGCGGCGAGGCCGGCCACGACATCATTCCCGCGCTCTATCCTGTCGACGGCGAGGTCGTGATCGACAAGCCGGGGAAGGGCGCCTTCTACGCCACCGAACTCGGTGACGTGCTGAAGCATCACGGCGTCGAAAACCTGCTGGTGTGCGGCGTCACCACCGAGGTCTGCGTCAACACCACCGTGCGCGAGGCCAATGACCGGGGCTATCGCTGCGTCGTCATCTCCGACGGCTGCGCGTCCTACTTCCCGGAATTCCACGAGATGGGCCTGAAGATGATCAAGGCCCAGGGCGGCATCTTCGGCTGGGTCGCTGACTCCGCCGCGGTTCTGAAGGCCATGAACTGA
- a CDS encoding regulator — protein sequence MSGSGTASSVRADFKPVLWTPGDWNAFFGFGTNILVNMLVLTGLLRFVLKMPDSLVFGRILPALGLMMCLSTLYYAFLAYRLAQKTGRSDVCALPSGVSVPHMFIVTFVIMLPITLKTGDPLKGWSAGLVWVFFQSFILMIGGFVAPYIRKITPRAALLGTLAGVSVTFISMRPALEMYMTPQIGLVCFAIILVSWFGGVKYPKGLPAGLVAIAVGMIIAWGSNLLGLGLGGLSVKGVGDAFASFGFSVPLPAFGTVFSGFEYLGVILVTAIPFGIYDLVEAMDNVESAEAAGDEYPTTRVLTADGVVSLIGCMMGNPFINAVYIGHPGWKAMGGRIGYSAATGLMVIVLSWLGIISVLLALVPVVAISPILLYIGMLIGAQAFQTTPVKHAPAIVLAFTPHLAAWAKLQIDTMLASTVAAAQSVGGLAADKVDAVKTAAIAALPQQGVLYHGLEVMGGGSILAGLVLGAIGVFVIERDFTKAAAFALAGAVMTYFGFMHGEAVGIGGGFGVTPAVALAYFVVAGGLFALGRLGMSESYLAHADMHAAPAE from the coding sequence ATGAGCGGAAGCGGGACGGCAAGCTCGGTAAGAGCGGATTTCAAGCCGGTGCTCTGGACACCCGGAGACTGGAACGCGTTCTTCGGTTTCGGCACCAACATCCTCGTCAACATGCTCGTCCTCACCGGACTGTTGCGCTTCGTGCTGAAGATGCCGGACAGCCTGGTGTTCGGCCGCATCCTGCCGGCGCTCGGCCTCATGATGTGCCTGTCGACCCTGTACTACGCCTTCCTTGCCTATCGCCTGGCGCAGAAGACCGGACGCAGCGACGTCTGCGCGCTGCCCTCGGGCGTCAGTGTCCCGCACATGTTCATCGTGACCTTCGTGATCATGCTGCCGATCACGCTCAAGACCGGCGATCCGCTGAAGGGCTGGTCGGCCGGCCTCGTCTGGGTGTTCTTCCAGAGCTTCATCCTGATGATCGGCGGCTTCGTCGCGCCCTATATCCGCAAGATCACGCCGCGCGCGGCGCTGCTCGGCACGCTGGCCGGCGTCTCGGTCACCTTCATCTCGATGCGGCCGGCGCTCGAGATGTACATGACGCCGCAGATCGGCCTGGTGTGCTTCGCGATCATTCTGGTGAGCTGGTTCGGCGGGGTGAAATATCCGAAGGGGCTGCCGGCCGGCCTCGTGGCGATCGCGGTCGGCATGATCATCGCCTGGGGCTCGAACCTGTTGGGCCTCGGTCTCGGCGGGCTCAGCGTCAAGGGCGTCGGGGACGCCTTTGCGAGCTTCGGCTTCTCGGTGCCGCTGCCGGCGTTCGGCACGGTGTTCTCCGGCTTCGAATATCTCGGCGTGATCCTGGTAACCGCGATCCCGTTCGGCATCTACGACCTCGTCGAGGCGATGGACAATGTCGAGAGCGCGGAAGCCGCGGGCGACGAATATCCGACCACGCGGGTGCTGACAGCCGACGGCGTCGTCAGCCTGATCGGCTGCATGATGGGCAACCCCTTCATCAACGCCGTCTATATCGGCCATCCCGGCTGGAAGGCGATGGGCGGCCGCATCGGCTACTCCGCGGCGACCGGGCTAATGGTGATCGTGCTGTCCTGGCTCGGCATCATCTCGGTGCTGCTGGCGCTGGTGCCGGTGGTCGCGATCTCGCCGATCCTGCTGTACATCGGCATGCTGATCGGCGCGCAGGCGTTCCAGACCACGCCGGTCAAGCACGCGCCGGCGATCGTGCTCGCCTTCACGCCGCATCTCGCCGCCTGGGCCAAGCTGCAGATCGACACCATGCTGGCCTCGACGGTGGCCGCGGCGCAGAGCGTCGGCGGCCTCGCAGCCGACAAGGTCGATGCGGTCAAGACCGCTGCGATCGCGGCGCTGCCGCAGCAAGGCGTGCTGTATCACGGGCTCGAAGTGATGGGCGGGGGCTCGATCCTCGCCGGCCTCGTGCTCGGCGCGATCGGCGTGTTCGTGATCGAGCGCGACTTCACCAAGGCGGCGGCCTTCGCGCTTGCCGGTGCCGTCATGACCTATTTCGGCTTCATGCATGGCGAGGCCGTCGGCATCGGTGGCGGCTTCGGCGTCACGCCGGCGGTGGCGCTGGCCTATTTCGTGGTCGCAGGCGGATTGTTTGCACTGGGGCGGCTCGGCATGTCCGAGAGCTACCTGGCGCATGCCGACATGCATGCGGCGCCGGCAGAATAG
- a CDS encoding TlpA disulfide reductase family protein encodes MFRSGRTQFIVERPRRALPPLKLQDMGGKDVTLAPKPGHVTLVNLWASWCAACKVDLPTLAGLERMRIPALDVWTICTDRRDIKSIRRYAEAIAMPRASYADPHAQATNPANADASIFATPAMPITYLIGTTGLIEGYVTGAAEWLSEPGQALLRYYLDQPGA; translated from the coding sequence GTGTTCCGCAGCGGCCGCACCCAGTTCATCGTCGAGCGGCCGCGCCGGGCGCTGCCGCCGTTGAAGCTGCAGGACATGGGCGGCAAGGACGTGACGCTCGCGCCCAAGCCCGGCCATGTCACGCTGGTCAATCTCTGGGCGAGCTGGTGCGCGGCGTGCAAGGTCGACCTGCCGACTTTGGCCGGGCTGGAGCGGATGCGGATTCCGGCGCTCGACGTCTGGACCATCTGCACCGACCGGCGCGACATCAAAAGCATCCGCCGCTATGCCGAGGCGATCGCGATGCCCCGCGCCTCCTACGCCGATCCGCATGCGCAAGCGACCAATCCGGCCAATGCCGATGCCTCGATCTTCGCGACGCCGGCGATGCCGATCACCTATCTGATCGGCACGACGGGATTGATCGAAGGCTATGTCACCGGGGCGGCCGAATGGCTGTCCGAGCCGGGCCAGGCGCTGCTGCGCTATTATCTCGATCAGCCGGGCGCGTGA
- a CDS encoding DoxX family protein, whose product MSSTASTTDLSPLQPPLALRIGLWVAQTLLFALFCFAGVTKVFTPIKELAQMMPWTGEYSVAFVRTIGLIDLAGGLGILLPSLTRIMPRLTVLAAIGCATLQVFAFAFHISRGEAAVTPLNILLLALSLFVLWGRNGKAPIAPRG is encoded by the coding sequence ATGTCCAGCACCGCATCGACCACCGATCTCAGCCCACTCCAGCCCCCGCTGGCGCTGCGCATCGGCCTGTGGGTCGCCCAGACCCTGCTCTTCGCCCTGTTCTGCTTCGCCGGCGTCACCAAGGTCTTCACCCCGATCAAGGAACTCGCCCAGATGATGCCGTGGACCGGCGAATATTCGGTGGCCTTCGTCCGCACCATCGGCCTGATCGATCTGGCTGGCGGGCTCGGCATCCTGTTGCCGTCGCTGACCCGCATCATGCCGCGCCTGACCGTGCTGGCCGCAATCGGCTGTGCCACGCTGCAGGTGTTCGCGTTCGCCTTCCACATCTCCCGCGGCGAAGCGGCGGTCACGCCCCTGAACATCCTGCTGCTGGCGCTGTCGCTGTTCGTGCTGTGGGGCCGCAACGGCAAGGCGCCGATCGCGCCGCGCGGCTGA